From the Hemicordylus capensis ecotype Gifberg chromosome 1, rHemCap1.1.pri, whole genome shotgun sequence genome, the window caaagcagctgaaggaactgTCTGGAACTGAACCTCCAGTACTAGAAAGGAATATAAAGACCTGAAACTGAGAGAGGGGAAAAGCCAGGTTTGCTGCAGGAGCCATTTGGAGGTGCTTATAAGAAAACATCTGGTAAGGACTCTAGGTTAAGGCACAGTATTAGGTGCAGGTTAGACTGGATGAATTTTTCTCAAATTTTATTTGTTCGTTGTGCTCATGTGGTTGCTGCCTCTTTAtacaaagttttccaaaagaactaccACTTGAATTGAACAGTTCTAGAGTAAAATTTCTCTTTTTGAATTTAATTATCTGTCTTCCCCAACCCATGTTTacctaaacagaggtttggaaaTGTTTTCAGTAAAACAAGAGATTTGCTGTTTCAGTAGGCTCAGCAAGAGAAAatataaaagtctacttggtggcagcagtgaagcctAAAATCATGGGACTGGTAGAGACTACAAAATTAGTCCTTTCATCAACATTACAGCAACATTccattcaaaattttaaaaagactacAAAGCAAAACTACCTATTGGAGAAAAAGCAGAAGAGtctcctcccctttctttcaTGGGTGAGCTGGTACAGTATAATTTCTAGAAAACCTGAGCCTATaagaagtcacacacacacacgccatccACCACGAAAACTCACTTAGAGTGACCTTTAGCCAAGCCTCTGTGTTCCTTCCTCACAACAGAGATAGAATATCTCGCTTACAGGGTTGTTGGCAGGATTGCAATGCAATATTTTATGAAGCACTTGGTATCTCTTTAACAGTGCTGCATAAATAATAGATGTTCAGCCTGACAGGACTACTGAGCTCTGCGACAAGGGAAAGGGCTGTGATGTAGCACTGTCCAACTATAATCCGTACATACTGACTGCATGCATGTGGACTACTTCTTAAGAGTTGTTACTGATAACTCATTTAGGAAAATGACCCATTATAGCTGTCACAAGAAACTTGATGAAATGGCTAGAGTAAAAGCTAGTAGAGAAACCAGCAACCATGCCAAGCCATAAAAACATTGATCTACTATAGAAATTACAGGTGTTATACAAAAGTCATTGGCAAaatttcacacagcatataaaaGTATTACCACCGAAAGGCTTACATTTGTTAATGTTTACAGTAACAATGTCCTTCATGCACCGAGCAGGAACAAAAACATGCCGCTGGAGGCCTACGAAGTATCCAGAAGCAAAGGTACTCAACAGCTACAAACTTAAAGAAAACCCACTTGTTTCAGGAAAGTGGCCTTCTAAAACTGTTTGCTTGTTCAGAAGGTATTATCCATATAGTTTCCAAAACAGTAACTTGAAGCTTTTTCCTTGCGTTTTCCAAAGGCGAGAAGTCATTGTGACATCCTTTGCTGCTTAACTCCAATTAAAAATCTGCTAAAATACATTTAGTTTATGGTACTAAATCAGAAGAGTCCACCTGCAGATCTTAACCGTTTATGATAGGATATGCTCCAGAATTCCTTGCCTGATTAACTGCTCACATTTCCAACGTGGTAAAAAATgctgagggaaagggggggaaagtctTTTAAAATTGAGGTAAACATTTAGATCTTCACTTCATcctcatcagtgttccctctaaggtgtgcgcacgctcacacacattttttgatgtccacacagtaaattttagatcccactcaggttgaattaggaaggccccactctgattgcatatgtgcacacactgccttgatactaccgcccagaacaaaattcattctgcacacagatgaaaaaaattgagAGAACACTGATCCTCATCATAAAACACCTAGATGCATGCAGTCTGACCTCAAAGTAAATAGATAATTGTCTCACTCTGGTTCAGATCAGATATAGTCCTTTTCCCTCTGCAGAAGAATGTTACATCAGAATGGTACATGGGTTTTACAGAAAAGAAAATGAGTTTAAGGCTTGCTTTCTGCCCATTGATCTTTTCTGCAAAATCCATATCTATTTTGCATACTAATTAACATCAGTTACTGGTGCTGGAAAATGTCAGTTTCTCACTCTTGCACaaagcatttcagctgaaaaccTCTAGTTTGGTCATAAAGTTCCTTCTATTAAAAGTATACAAGCCCTGGACCTCATATCTGGTTGAAGCTGGAAGTAATACATTCCTGTTTCCAAAGGTTGTATCCAGAGAAAGTTAATTGTGACTAtgtaccattgaaataaatgagacgcATTAGTCATAACTTCtactcatgactaactttctttgggtACAATCCCATGTGTAATCCTTGTCTGCGAGTATGGGACCAGCAGTAGAACAGCCTCTTCCCTCTAGGAAACTATATATGAAAATACGACATCCTTTAAATTCCTTCTAAATAAAAAGGTACTAAAATGCCTCAAGTTTGTTTCCTAAAAGATCTCTGCATAGATTGACATTAAAAGATTTAAACTTGTGCAAAGGAAAGCATTtccatttaaatttttaaaaaatagggtaGCAAAACTGGAGCACAGGCTGTGTCGTCTTTGTAAATAGGAATCTTTGTAAATACCTGGCTATTCTTCTTCAGAAGAATAGTTGTGCCATCATCAATCTCAAATTCTCCATAATCTTTTAAGCAGCGAACctaaagaaagggggagggatgtGGGGTTGTCACTCCATCAGCTGCTTGCAAAGTAAAAGTAATGTCAGGCTAAGAGTTAATCTGTGGGTACATATGCCATTGTGGCAAGGAATTCTTCTTTTAAGTATGAAAGGATTTACACTTGCTTGGTTCAGGAACACATTGGTAAACTTCCTGATTTCTGATAATGAAATACaacattgtttaaaaaacaacaacccttatTTAAGAATATGTAGACCTTTTGACATTTCCCATTAATGACAATGACAATTAATTTTGAGCCCACATCTACAGAAGATAAAGCACTGCATACTCTCATACTTACTTCAATGTACAAGCTTTTGGGGGGTTTAATATCCTGTGTAAGATCGagtccatctcctcctcctaaaGATCTCATATAGGTAGCCAAAGACTTTTTATATTGATTGAACCACTCCATCTGGAGATGCAAAATGCTTCTTTAATTCTGCAGTTGAATACTATCTTTGAAATTGTCAAGCATAAATTATGTGACTAAAAAGACATCAGAAAGAGACAAATAATGGAATAAAGCTCAAAAATAGGTGTGTGTTGCCTGGTGGTACTCCTTGTCAAAATGAAGTACAGTATTCTATTTCACGATAGTTTTAGGATTCCACTAGCAGTAAATCCACCAATAATTCTATCAGATCCATTCTACATTATATGGGTTGATGTTGAGAACACCAAGATATAGTTTTCCGTAGTCTGATAGTGAAAAGGTTGGCTTCTTCCATTTTGGCAGTGCGAGATCAGTTAGGGACGGGCAAGTAAGTGACTATAACATCTGTTATTGTTAcagtaaaatataaaaacatgatcacacacagctgccttatactcaatccatctagcccagcaatATAGACTCTGAAAAGGAGTGGCTCTTCAGG encodes:
- the GINS1 gene encoding DNA replication complex GINS protein PSF1 isoform X3; the encoded protein is MKALYEQNQSDVNEAKSGRGELIPTIKFRHCSLLRNRRCILAYLYDRLLRIRALRWEYGSVLPNAVRFHMSAEEMEWFNQYKKSLATYMRSLGGGDGLDLTQDIKPPKSLYIEVRCLKDYGEFEIDDGTTILLKKNSQHFLPRWKCEQLIRQGILEHILS